The Salmo salar chromosome ssa06, Ssal_v3.1, whole genome shotgun sequence sequence gagccacacgggaccacatcaTCCTCTAATGAGAGGGGACCTCAGTGACAGATTTGTCATTTTCTGGTATGGGTGTTGTATAGGCTACACACTGTGTGAAGGAGAACACTTTTCTTATCCCTCCATCGTATTTTGGGGGTTTGACTACCTGAGTATAGCTGTGCATTATTTTCTAAGAATAATGGATTCTGTCATGCCATCCTCCTCCCTACTGTCGATAGTATTGAGATACTGTGtgtatgttctgaatgtgtaGGTGTAGGAATCTATAGGTTCCATACTATCACTGGAGAAAGCATAACATTGGCATTCCAGTAGCTTATTGTAGATAGCTTTCAATGAAAACGTtttaatgtattacaaataatcTTAATATACTGAATGCTCCAATGGCCTATTTGAAATAGCTTCACCTTTCTAGATAAGGGTTCTGAATTCGCAATGAATCAGAGCCATAGCATCAAGGTTTTCAGACTATTTACTTTCCCAAGTCCAAGATAACGTTGGAAAGGAGATAAATGAACTGAATAGTTAATGAATATCGAAAGGGATAAGAAGATTAGGCCTCTTGACTATATTGATAGGGAAGCAGTGTTTCCAGTTATACATGAAATGAGTGTAATTCTAAGTCTAAAGCACTGTGCAAAACTCCAATATTTGTCCCTCTGAGTTGAATGCGCTTCATTTTCTCTTTCAGTCGGTCATGGCGGGGGCCTTCATGGACTCGCCCAATGATGACGACAGCACGGACCACTCACTTTTCAACTCCTCGGCCAGCGTCCATGCCGCCTCTATGGCGGCCCATGACCAGCCGGAGCGGGAGCCCATGTCCCGCGACGCCATCTGGCTTTGGATTGCAATCACCGCCACCATAGGGAACATTGTGGTCGTGGGAGTGGTGTACGCTTTCACTTTCTGAGTGGTGGAAGCCATGATGGAGACATGCCAGCAGGAGGAAGCTTCTGGACAAGACATTTGGACATGAGCTAGGAACACCACAGCAGCCAACGGCCACTCTCAAAGTCTACACTGTTACAGAGCAGTGAATGATTCTTGCATTGGCATCTTGTCCAAGCATTTGAAAGACAAGGCATTGTTCACAATTACAGAAATTAATATGTGTAATATGTTGGTCATGTTACTGCAGCCAAAGGTCAAAATATGGAATATTGTATACATTAGTGCTGTTGACTATACATTAAGATGTTAACATTTCTGATGAAGCTTTAAATAGTGAACAGTGATGTACTCTGAATACCCTCAGATGTGATTGGTAAATTCTGAAATCATTGGACGTAAAATATTCAGATAATAAAACCTTAGTAATGTGCCGTTTGGAGCGTTTAGAGATCATTGAATGGAAAGTAACACCGGTAAGTTTTTAACATGTCTTTAACATCACAGTCGTTACTGTATTCTACATATATCTGCCCAAAATATGGAGTTTATGACAAACATACTAGACACAGAATGTCCAAAGATCTTTACTGTCTGCATGACAATATAGTTCCACCTGACAGCATCAGTTTTGGATCAAGTTAATCTAGTTCTCCGCTTTTCTCCTCTTTTTTGCCTAAGTGAGCCTTGAGTGCTGAATAGACAATATTTTCCCAGCATATTTATATCTAAGATGGTAGGGGTAACCTAAATCTATTTCTCTTAAACACTCCTATCAGACCTCAAACCCATATGAGCGGGAACTACAATTTATAGGAATGGATGTTCACCTTGAACACTTTTCACAGATGTTTACATGTGGAAACAACATTCCTCACACTTAGAAGTCACTTGGATTCAAGTCTAGTGTACATACATCTTGATGTGACTGCTGTAACCATTTCAATGTCGGTCTTGATGTATATTTTGATCGAGTATTATCTTTCTTCCTCTTTATAGTCTCAAACACATTGTAACCCAAACTGCCTTCCAAGCCAAATAGTTTTAATGAGCCCTGGATGCGACAATAGTCAGTTGCCATAGCGATGCATCTCTGTCGCTATGTGCCTCAAAGATACCATGTCTCTCGTTCCCAGTGCAGCAcacctgtttatctctctctaaaCTCCCTAGCACATCTacctaacagacacacacacacacacacacacacacacacacacacacacacacacacacacacacacacacacacacacacacaggctctttACATGTGGACATCGATCACATCATACATTAGCTGATACTCTATAACATTAAGAGTCAACTTAGATACCATAAGTTGAATGATACTCTACACATATGAGCTTTAGAGCTCAAATTGTTTTCTACTGCTGGTTGCCCTTAGATACCATAAGCATTTCATATAGTAGAGcaggactctccaaccctgttcctggagagctaccctcctgtaggtgttctctccaaccctgttccgggAGAGCTACGCTTCTGAAGGtgttctctccaaccctgttcctggaaagctacCCTCCTCTAGGtgttctctccaaccctgttcctggagagctaccctcctctaGGTGttctctccaaccttgttcctggaaAGCTACCCTCCTCTAGGtgttctctccaaccctgttcctggagagctaccctcctctaggtgttctctccaaccctgttcctggagagctaccctcctctaggtgttctctccaaccctgttcctggagagctaccctcctctaGGTGTTCTCTCCaacactgttcctggagagctaccctcctctaGGTGttctctccaaccttgttcctggagagctaccctcctctaGGTGttctctccaaccttgttcctggagagctatcctcctctaggttttcattccaaccctaatacagcacacctgattcaaataattagctggttgatgagCAGAATCCGgtcagttacaactggggttgcaGCAAAACTactggagggtagctctccaggaacagggttggagagaacaCCTACAGGAGagttgctctccaggaacagggttggagagaacacctacaggagagtagttctccaggaacaggattggagagaacacctacaggagagtagctctccaggaacagggttggagagaacacctacaggagagtagctctccaggaacaggattggagagaacacctacaggagagtagctctccaggaacaggattggagagaacacctacaggagagtagctctccaggaacaggattggagagaacacctacaggagagtagctctccaggaacaggattggagagaacacctacaggagagtagctctccaggaacaggattggagagaacacctacaggagagtagctctccaggaacaggattggaaaGCCCTGCTCTTCACATATTGTGTTTACCCCGGAGAGCCAGAATAGTTGTCTACTGCTTTTACTGTGTGCCCTTGGTGCACATTGGTGTCAGCGGTGGGATTCAGAGAAAGTTACCAGACAGAGGGCATCCACACCTCCAAACCCCAAAGTCACTCTCTAAATTGCAGCAGGCAGACACTAAGCTCCCCTTTAAGTGTAGTGTTGAGACTGGGAGGCTACATCTCTGATGTGTCTCTGCCTCATCGTAGAGCAGACCCCAGGAGGTCAAACACAACATTAATACAGTCACAGTTTGTGAATAGTCAAAGTCTGcttttcaaatggcaccctattccccaaatAACacactgtgggccctggtcaaaagtagtgcactatgtagggaatagggcaccatttgggatGCTGACATTTGTTTGACTGTGACGGCAGGGACGGTCACCGCGTGATGTAGTCCTGGGATAGGGGATACAATGTCCTTTTGATTATAATGGATGAGACCTTCATATGGTTTGGTGTGATAAGTTGGTCCGTTATTAACCTTGATTAATCAATCATTAACGGAGAGATGGATGACTTGTTGAAGCGGTCTTAATGATATGCTGATTAAGAAATCTCTCTTTTTCTGGAGaagtatgattttttttaatgagaTTGAGctcaattaaaaaatatataatttaatttGGGCGTAGATGGATTTGATGTGAAATCAGATATTAACCCCATTCTAGATTATCCATATAAAATTGTCCAAACAGCAAACTATTTCAAGACAATAACTCAGAAGACGTATACATGGATGTTTGAGTACGCTCTGCATACTCTGAGCAGTTGATTATGACTTTGTTCCAGTTCGTTAACTAAGTATTCAAGGTCTTACTGAAAATACCATTTGTAAAGATAGATGGTGTGATAATCCACACTGTTCTTCACTTGCAGTGTAACTATGGTCTTTTGTATCAGTTATTATGTATGTACTATTAAAATGTAGTTTGGTAAATGTCATCAATAAATGTCATGTGGCTGGGTGTGATCATTCACAGAAACACAGAATCATCCTTGaggatacattttatttgatctaATGTTATTTCATTAAAGTTGTCTAAAAATAATTCAAGTATATGTCACAGGAGTCATTAAGCATGTTCTCATGTTCTTCTGTCATTCTCAATATCATCCTCACATGCAATAATTATTATGTTCAGAGATAATAATCTGAATGGCATTAACCAGTGTGAGATGATTGATGAGTGTTTCAATATCCAAGCAGTTTCTCAACCTCAATCGATCACAGAAATGCTGCATTATGTTTCATATGAAGCTCTACTGGTTGGTATTGAAACGCTGATGTTTCAGATTACTTTTATCATGCCAGTGGCCTACAGAATGCCAGTGGCCTACAGAATGCCGGTGGCCTACAGAATGCCGGTGGCCTACAGAATGCCTGTGGCCTACAGAATGCCTGTGGCCTACAGAATGCCGGTTGCCTACAGAATGCCGGTGTCCTACAGAATGCCTGTGGCCTACAGAATGCCGGTGTCCTACAGAATGCCGGTGTCCTACAGAATGCCTGTGGCCTACAGAATGCCGGTGTCCTACAGAATGCCGGTTGCCTACAGAATGCCGGTTGCCTACAGAATGCCTGTGCCCTACAGAATGCCTGTGCCCTGCAGAATGCCTGTGGCCTGCAGAATGCCGGTGGCCTACAGAATGCCGGTGGCCTACAGAATGCCGGTGGCCTACAGAATGCCGGTGGCCTACAGAATGCCTGTGGCCTACAGAATGCCGGTGGCCTACAGAATGCCGGTGGCCTACAGAATGCCGGTGGCCTACAGAATGCCGGTGGCCTACAGAATGCCTGTGGCCTACAGAATGCCGGTGGCCTACAGAATGCCTGTGGCCTACAGAATGCCGGTGGCCTACAGAATGCCGGTCGCCTACAGAATGCCGGTGGCCTACAGAAATTCCACCTAAGCTATGGAGAAATGCTCAGAGTAATTTGGTGACATTGATTTTAAAACGCTGCATTCAAGCCAAGAAGCCAGATAATCATATAGTGATAATGATGCAAACAATTTGCCACCTCACTCCACTTTCACATTATTAGCCAATCAAGACACACAGAGCCAGAAACCCAATATGTCACAAAATCTGTAAATGAGCCCAGGTTCGATCCATTGctaaacaaagcaaatttgatcGGAATGAAAAAATACTACCTAATAACTTCTCATTTCAGTGGAATAAGGTACAGCTCTTTTCCCAGTCTGTGAGAGTGGGAGAAACAGTGGCTGCTGTGTGTAACCACTCATTATGCATTCTGCATGGATACACACTCAGTCAAGCTGGACTTCTCAACAATCCGGACCGCAGGCTTGAGCTGACACGCCCTCTctgctccactccactcctctgggACAGCTGCTGCCTCCTGAGAATTCACATCACACAGTGCCCTGCTGTGCCGCACTTAGCACAGCCCTCACGTCCAACACCGACCCACTGCACACACCACTCTTCACTGGGGCTGCAAAGCAAGCCGTGACCAGCCAACACTCTCCTGATCCCAGCGCTGAAACCAGGGTGCACAAAGGGCAGTCAGTTAAAGCACAGCAGAGTGTCGATTTGAATTTCTTCATTGATGCTTGCAATAGTGACACACTATATTTCTGCCGCCATGCAGGTGTCAAGGTAGCTAGAATGTTTAAGTTTTGCTAATATGGATTGAATTTATCTGTTTGTGTGGAGGACAAATCCATGCCTGGCTTTAGTCAGTGAGTCATTTCCCGGAGCTTTTCCACTCTTTTTTATTGTCCTCTTAGTCATAACATTTCTGCGTGTGAGGTGAGCGTAACCCTAGAAACACTCCAGTGGTCAAGGTCACACTCAAGGCAATGTGCCAGAATCCATTACTAGATACACGTCGCTTTCCTCTCTTTATTGGATCAATGAAAGTGCATTCAAATTTCATTAAGCCATTTACTGGGCAACACCTCCACTTACAAAAAATACATATTCCTGTATGTTCAGCAGAAAGCAATCTAGACTTCCTATGTCAGTAATGTTACACTGGATGGGATTTTTGATTTGCCATTGCTTACTATGGTAGAAATTCCATGTCCAATCATGTAACTCAACTCACCCCTAGCCTATAAAATGATGACTGTTTATTAAAAGTGCATTCTGCCAGAGAAAACAAATCCAAATGTAAAACCCAAAATGACTTTGTTTTTTAACAAATAATCCCTGCCCTTTTTGTCATAGAGCGCAAATTTGACTTGGAGGTAAACCCGCTTGACGGATGTCAGGAAGATCCCCTTATAAGCATGATAGATGCGGTTGTTTCCCCTTCTAATTAAGATTAAGCGAGGCTTGAAAGCGGATTGGCCATTGAACTGGAAGTCAACAGAAGGTAGCTACCAATTGAAACACAACACCAAAGCATTGCATTTTGATCATTTACATGAGAGTGTCATGCCCGAATTTTCACCTTTGCTCATTCATGAAATTTCAAGTTTATTCCATAATAGCAACGCTTTCTCAGAGTAATCTGATAGAGCGATATGGTTTCCATAGTGTTACCAATATCATATCCATACATAACATCATTCGATTCACCTTGATGGATTTTTCCATAGCCTAAAATGTTTAATAAATAGATTCCAAAACAATGTTCAAGAGATAAGATTACAGAACAGAGTTTCCAACAAAAACAGCATGCTTTGAAGCAGCTCAAGTGCCAGGATGAATTCAGAAAGAAGAGGAACGATTAGCCCCATAAAGAAAAAGAGTGAAAATTCTATTGGACGGGTTTGTTGTCTCGTGATAATAGAAACTAAATTAGCACTTGTCTATAACTGTGACAATAGTATTTAAAAAATGATAAACAAAGCCTTCTCATTTAGAACATAATCATTCAGGTGAAGGAGAGGTTCCTTGTAGCAACTGCTTGGCTTTGGCTCTTCCTCTGATTAACCCATCAATCCCCTGTTAAACCTGCTGACGAGATTGATGGCCCAGACCTCTGCTTATTACTTGTTGTTGACACGGTGGATGAGGCCTGGCTGTGTCCTCCATGACGGCTCTTTGGCAGATAGGTTCCACTGGTCTCAATCAGCTTGACATCAGAGTCAGGTAAACACATTTTCCACGCGTATGAACAACCCTTAGACATCTAGGAGGAGATGGTGTTGAACCTGCTTTAATTTGGCTGTTGCTGTGAGCCTGATGTGGATGAGAATGAGAGACAACATCAGACTGAATGGTTTCAACATTTCAGGTTTGAACAGGTTTGTCTGTGATAAATAAGCTAATATGGATTGGATGCCAGCAAAAATATTCATCACTTCTGAACTTTACTGTCTTTGGTCCAGTTTCTCGGATATGCTACAGTATCACACCAAAAGGTGGCAGTGCTTTGTCATTCAGaataagacaaaaaatgtaatgatttcattttcaaataaaagTTGTATGAATTGTGCCGTGAGGATATCAGTCTTTATTCTCCTATAATTCATTGGGAAAATGGTACACATTTTGTGGAATAAAAATGTTAAAAGATTATCTCAAGCTGTAGGCTGTAGAAAGACCTGACAGCTTTCATGAATTATCCTAATGTGTTATGTTCTTCACTCCACGTAAGGCAGTGTCTCATGTGAAAGAAAATTACTCCCACACATTTTTATCAAAATGGATTCATCAATAACATCAATGGAACTTGTATATGCTGAACACATCCAAATACTGTAGTCTGCTCACACAGTGCATACAGGGGCATCATGCACCCccaaaatctgagggggcacaaagtatgtgaggatggctgggggTGATCCAGAAGGGATCTAGGCCCCGTGAACATAAGTtggagaatttagcattttttAAACACCTCTAACAGATTTTCTTGCAACCTAgtcattatgcttaattctacgtaaaaacagttttttttaaatgaatatttAAATCAAATGAAATAGTTTTTGTCACATACAGATGTTTAGCAGACGTTATTgggagtgtagtgaaatgcttgtgtttctagctccaacagtgcagcaatatctaacaattcacaacaacacacaatacacacaacctaaaattagaagaatggaattaaggaatatacACTACAGgtaaaaagttttagaacacctactcattcaaggatttttctttatttttactattttctacattgtagaataatagtgaagacatcaaaactatgagataacacatatggaatcatgtagtaaccaaaaaaagtgttaaacaaatgaaaatatattattatatttgagattcttcaaataactaccctttgccttgacagctttgcacacttttggcattctctcaaccagcttcacctggaatgcttctccaacagtcttgaaggagttcccacatatgctgagcacttgttggctgcttttcattcactctgcggtccgactcatcccaaaccatctcaatttggttgagttcgggggattgtggagaccaggacatctgatgcagcactacatcactctccttcttggtcaagtagcccttactcagcctggaggtgtgttgggtaattgtccttttgaaaaagaaatgatagtcccactaagcccaaaccagatggcatgGCGTATCactgaagaatgctgtggtagccatgctggttaagtgttccttgaattctaaattaatcacagacagtgtcatcagcaaagcacccccacacatcacacctcctcctccatgctttacggtgggaaatacacatgcggagatcatccgttcacccacaccacatctcacaaagacacggcggttggaaccaaaaatctcaaatttggactccagaccaaaggacaaatttccaccagtctaatgtccattgcttttgtttcttggcccaagcaagtatcttcttattattggtgtactttagaagtggtttctttacagcaatttgaccatgaaggcctgattaccacagtctcctctgaacagttgatgttgatatgtgtctgttacttgaactctgtgaagcatttatttgggctgcaatttctgaagctggtaactctaatgaactctgggtcttccattcctgtggcggttctcataagaggcagttttatcatagcgcttgattgtttttgcaactgcgtttgaagaaacgttcaaagttcttgaaatgttccgtattgactgaccttcatgtcttaaagtaatgatggaccgtcgtttctctttgcttatttgagctgttcttgccataaaatggacttggtctATAACCAAATAggtctgtcttctgtatacccccactaccttgtcacaacacaactgattggctcaaacacattaacctTTCTGgtgcaggcgttccgctagcgactcACCTCGGCAACacctggtgaaattgcagagcgagaaattcaaattacagaaatataaatatttagcattcatgaaaatacaagtgtcatacataaaaataaagcttaccttcttgttaatccagccgctgtgtcagatttcaaaaaggctttacggcgaaagcacaccatgtgattatctgaggacagcgccccgcatacaaaagcatgaaaaacatttttcaaccaggcaggtgcaccACGAAAGTAAGAAATGGCGATAAAATAattgccttacctttgaagatcttcttctgttggcactccaaaaggtcccagctacatcacaaatggttcTTTTCTTAAAGTCCTTATGTAtatccccaaaaactcagtttagttggcacgtttcattcaataatccaccggtttccctccttcaaaacgcatacaaaatgaatcccaaaagttaccaataaacttctccaaacaagtcaaacaacatttataatcaaacctcatgtaccctaatacgtaaataaacgatcaaatttaagacggagaatcgttattgtcgtcaccggagataaacaacaaagaacGCACTCTCATCCACACGCATGAAAACACTACAgctaaaatgggagccacttagaaaaactacaaaatctagctaatttgtccaaaaacaagcctgaaactctttctaaagactgttagtctagtggaagccctaggaactgcaatctgggaggttttcacctcataataaacatgacagccattgcaaacagtggtaggctgaatttgtattttattttggatggtttgtcctcggattttcgcctgccatatgaggtctgttatactcacagacagtattttaacagttttagaaacgttggagtgtttcatgtccaaatctaccaatgatatgcatatcctagcttctgggcctgagtaacaggcagtttactttgggcacgcttttcatccaggcATCAAAATAGCCCAAAtataaagaaattccacaaattaacttttaaggtggcacacctgttaattgaaatgcattccaggtgactacctcatgaagctggttgagagaatgccaagaatgtgcaaagctgtcatcaaggcaaagggtggctatttgaagaatctcacattttaaatatattttcatttgtttaacacttttttggttactatatgagtccatatgtgttatttcatagttttaatgtctagtattctataatgtagaaaatagtaaaataaagaagaaaaaaattgtagacctccacaagtccggttcatccttgggagcaatttccaaacgcctgaaggtaccacgttcatctgtacaaacaatagtatacaagtataaacaccatgagaccccgcagccatcataccactcaggaatgagacgtgttctgtctgctagagatgaacatactttggtgcgaaaagtgcaaatcaatcccagaacaacagaaaaggaccttgtgaagatactggaggaaacaggtacaaaagtatatatatatatatatatatatatatccacagtaaaacgagtcctatatcgacataacctgaaaagccgctcagcaaggaagaagccactgctccaaaaccgccataaaaaagccagactacggtttgcagctgcacatggggacaaagattctactttttggagaaatgtcctctggtctgatgtaacaaaaatataactgtttggccataatgaccatcgttatgtttggaggaaaaagggggaggcttgcaagctgaagaacaccatcccaaccgtgaagcacgggggtggcagcatcatgttgtgggggtgctttgctgaaggagggactggtgcacttcacaaaatagatggcatcattaaaaaggaaaattatgttgatatattgaagcaacatctcaagacatcagtcaggaagttaaagcttggtcgcaaatgtgtcttccaaatggacaatggctccaagcatacttccaaagttgaggcaaaatggcttaaggacaacaaagtcaacgtattggagtggccatcacaaagccctgacctcaatcctatagaacatttgtgggcagaactgaaaagtgtgtgcgagcaaggaggcctacaaacctgactcagtttcacgagctctgtcaggagaaatgggccaacattcaccctacttattgtgggaagcttgtggaaggctacccaaaacgtttgacccaagttaaacaatttaaaggcaatgctaccaaatactaattgagtgtatgtaaacttctgacccactgggaatgtgatgaaagaaataatagctgaaagaaataattctctctactattattctcacattttacattcttagaataaagtagtgatcctaactgacctaagacagggactttttactaggattaaatgtcaggaattgtgaaaaagtgagtttaaatgtatttggctaaggtgtatgtaaacttcttatttcaactgtacatatgagtaaagcaaaaatatgtaaacattgttagagtgactagtgttccattattcaagtggccagtgatttcaagtctatgtatattgGGCCAGCAGCCTCGaaggtgcagggttacgtaaC is a genomic window containing:
- the LOC106608175 gene encoding uncharacterized protein C14orf132, which gives rise to MDLSFMAAQSVMAGAFMDSPNDDDSTDHSLFNSSASVHAASMAAHDQPEREPMSRDAIWLWIAITATIGNIVVVGVVYAFTF